ATGTAACCTTGCGATAAAATCTGACGAACTTGTGCTTGTGTCTCCAATGTTAAATGACTGTTATTTGTGGTTTGATTAATTGTAGGTTGACTAACAGGTGTTTCTGTAACAGTAGGTTTAGATTGATAACCTTTACCTCGATTTAGTCTATTATATTCGTCAACCAAATGAGAAGTTTCCACCCGCTTTTGCTCACCTACCATCAAATGACCAGCTTCAATTAAATGGGATAAACTGAAATCAGGCTTTTTAAACTCTGGTGGTGCTTCTGCACTATTTACCACCCGCATAGAGATTTTTTCAAACCCTACTTTATGAATAAATTCGCGGATTTGTTCATCATAAATGCGGGAACGCACAGCACTAAAAAAGTCAACCGATTGATGAGCAAAAGTATCTAGGAACTGTTCAATTTCCCGTTGTGAAAGTCCATCTTCAGCAAAAATTCCCCCCACAATTCCTACCTTATCATCGCGGTTGGGGTCCCAGTAAAATTTTTCCATTCTTCCATCTCTAATTAATGGTGCGTAAAGAGTAGAAAAATCATTACCTGTAACAATTATTGGTACACGACGAATAGGATTTGAGTCATAACTTCCTGGTAATTGCACATCTGTAGGATTATCAGCAATATTCATCAATGTGGCATTTACCAATTGGGTATTAACTGTATATTGAGTTCCTTCATCAAAGCGTCCTGCACCTGCATCTAAATCATTAATCATCAAGACGCACATTTTACCGCGTACTTTAACTAATTCTGCTGTTTCTCGATAGCGCAGACGAATTAACCGCGCAGGGTCTCCTGCATCTGGACTTTCTAATTCTCCTCCAGATATCAGCGTTGCCTCTATACCCATTTTTTCAAAGGCTAACTCACATTGAAAGGATTTTCCCTCTCCTTTGCGTCCATGAATACCTAGAATTAAGGGAACTCGGATACCAGGAATATTTAAAAAGTTTTTGGTGATGTGAACAGCAAGTTTATCAAGAAACCGAGGGGAGATGTAGTAACCCATAAATTTATCACTATTTATCGCTATGTTTGACCTATTAAGATTATGTTAATTTTTTTTGGTCACGATTTGATATTTTTTTTGTTTTCCCTTCCAGATGCAGAACACAGCGCAAATACGCTATCATATCCCGACTTATTCCAAAAATTAGGGATATTGTTGTTTGCGCTATAATATAGTTATATCATTTTACTTTGAAGATGCACATAATTAAGACAGGTTCAAACTATTGCTATATCTGAATTTTAAGATTTTCAATTCTGTGCAAGCTCAATGAAAATTGATATTACTTTATTATTAGTTTTCGTAATCAAATAAATGAAGATTTAACTGCTAATTTACGCAATCATCTGGATGAGAATTTTAGCTTAATTTATAGCAATGCTTTAGATTATGTCAAAACTAAAACAAATCTCACCACTTTACCTGAATTATGTCCTTATACCTTAGTTCAAGTTTTAGATAAAAACTGGTTGCCTTAATTTTCCACCACTGTCCATCCCAAACTCGTAGACTGTTCATAAACCTTCTTTAAGGTATTCACATCTCGTACAGAAATAGATGCAGGTTTACGAACTTGAGAAAAATAAAGTGCGTCAGTTTGTAATGAACTATGACCCCAAATTCCTAAAGCGTGACCGAGTTCATGACGTGCTGCTGCTTGCAAATATCCCCCTGTTTGACTAGGACTTAACAGAATAGTAAAACGGTGAGATAAGATATTGTTTTTATGATTTTGATTGTATAACTCGTAGGTTGTTAATGCAGAACGCGCACGAGGAATTTTACTACCAGGTTCAATTTGTAAAGGTGGTGCTTTGCAGAAAATTGTAATATCAGCAACTTCCGACTGTTCTACTACCTGTAAAGGTAAATAAACATTCCATTCCTGCACAGATTGTAAAACTTTATTAACCCATAGTTGCGCTTGTTTTTCATTTATTCCTGTGGGTGTTTCTATCTTCACTTTCACTGGAAAACTTGACCAAATTAAATAACCAACTTTAGTAGGTTGAATTTGGTCAAAATAATCGCCACTATTGCTTTTATCTTGCCAATTTTCCAAGCTAGATG
This portion of the Anabaena sphaerica FACHB-251 genome encodes:
- a CDS encoding ribulose bisphosphate carboxylase small subunit, with protein sequence MGYYISPRFLDKLAVHITKNFLNIPGIRVPLILGIHGRKGEGKSFQCELAFEKMGIEATLISGGELESPDAGDPARLIRLRYRETAELVKVRGKMCVLMINDLDAGAGRFDEGTQYTVNTQLVNATLMNIADNPTDVQLPGSYDSNPIRRVPIIVTGNDFSTLYAPLIRDGRMEKFYWDPNRDDKVGIVGGIFAEDGLSQREIEQFLDTFAHQSVDFFSAVRSRIYDEQIREFIHKVGFEKISMRVVNSAEAPPEFKKPDFSLSHLIEAGHLMVGEQKRVETSHLVDEYNRLNRGKGYQSKPTVTETPVSQPTINQTTNNSHLTLETQAQVRQILSQGYIISLEHVDERRFRTGSWQSCGNLPIDGESDAISTLEFCLGEYSGEYVRLVGVDPKAKRRVVETIIQRPNGK
- a CDS encoding peptidase — encoded protein: MGKLTQNLIYKARNKLFWRRLLAVLTLFISTGLLAIFTNFPVNGVVRQQGIGNREQERNFQLSTPLFNSQKPHPLPSSLENWQDKSNSGDYFDQIQPTKVGYLIWSSFPVKVKIETPTGINEKQAQLWVNKVLQSVQEWNVYLPLQVVEQSEVADITIFCKAPPLQIEPGSKIPRARSALTTYELYNQNHKNNILSHRFTILLSPSQTGGYLQAAARHELGHALGIWGHSSLQTDALYFSQVRKPASISVRDVNTLKKVYEQSTSLGWTVVEN
- a CDS encoding DUF29 family protein, which gives rise to MSFRNQINEDLTANLRNHLDENFSLIYSNALDYVKTKTNLTTLPELCPYTLVQVLDKNWLP